The following coding sequences lie in one Apium graveolens cultivar Ventura chromosome 1, ASM990537v1, whole genome shotgun sequence genomic window:
- the LOC141691655 gene encoding uncharacterized protein LOC141691655 has product MEKAFALTNVGDNQKVEYATYFLKGESNYWWVTAKALEAAEVITWDRFKRMFLDKYFPRYMQTQMEMKFFELKQDNMTVGEYEKKFIELSRFMGEYVDSKEKRAKRFQRGLKPWLRSRVASFELTTYVEVV; this is encoded by the coding sequence atggaaaaggcctTTGCCTTAACAAATGTTGGAGATAATCAGAAGGTGGAGTATGCCACTTACTTTCTTAAAGGTGAATCGAACTATTGGTGGGTGACAGCGAAAGCTTTAGAAGCAGCTGAAGTTATTACTTGGGATAGGTTCAAGAGAATGTTTTTAGATAAGTATTTTCCTCGCTATATGCAAACACAAATGGAGATGAAGTTCTTCGAGTTGAAGCAAGACAATATGACAGTAGgagaatatgagaagaagtttataGAACTTTCTAGGTTTATGGGAGAGTATGTTGATTCTAAAGAAAAAAGGGCAAAAAGGTTCCAACGGGGATTGAAGCCTTGGTTAAGGAGTCGTGTGGCATCTTTTGAGTTGACTACTTATGTTGAAGTGGTCTAG